The Mycobacterium sp. 3519A genome contains a region encoding:
- a CDS encoding exodeoxyribonuclease III, producing the protein MIVTTINVNGVRAAIKQRSATNLGLLPWLAETKADVVCLQETRADDDQLAAALAPALSGGWHLASAGGDVKGRNGVAVLSRHAIKEVRDLGVDEFALHGRYIEVDLGFGPDGVTVASVYVQTGEAGTDRQLEKERFMAALAHRMATLTDRDAVVCGDWNIAHTENDIKNWKGNVKKSGFLPAERQWLTELLAAGWVDVVRVLHPDVAGPYSWWSWRGRAFDNDAGWRIDYQLATRTLAARARTARVERAAEYALRWSDHAPVTVEYG; encoded by the coding sequence GTGATCGTCACGACCATCAACGTCAACGGTGTGCGCGCCGCGATCAAGCAGCGCTCGGCGACCAACCTGGGCCTGCTGCCGTGGCTGGCCGAAACGAAGGCCGACGTGGTGTGCCTGCAGGAAACCCGCGCCGACGACGACCAACTGGCCGCCGCATTGGCCCCCGCGCTGTCCGGCGGCTGGCATCTGGCGTCGGCGGGCGGAGATGTCAAGGGCCGCAACGGGGTTGCGGTGCTGAGTCGGCATGCCATCAAGGAGGTTCGCGATCTGGGCGTCGACGAGTTCGCGCTGCACGGCCGCTACATCGAGGTCGACTTGGGATTTGGGCCTGACGGGGTGACCGTCGCCAGCGTCTACGTGCAGACCGGTGAGGCGGGCACCGACCGGCAGTTGGAGAAGGAACGGTTCATGGCCGCCCTCGCACACCGGATGGCGACGCTGACCGACCGCGATGCCGTGGTGTGCGGCGACTGGAACATCGCGCACACCGAGAACGACATCAAGAACTGGAAGGGCAACGTCAAGAAGTCGGGGTTTCTACCCGCCGAAAGGCAATGGCTCACTGAACTTTTGGCTGCGGGCTGGGTCGACGTGGTCCGCGTGCTGCACCCCGATGTGGCAGGGCCGTACTCGTGGTGGTCGTGGCGGGGCAGGGCGTTCGACAACGACGCCGGATGGCGCATCGACTATCAACTGGCCACCCGCACGCTGGCGGCGCGGGCGCGTACCGCGCGGGTGGAGCGGGCGGCGGAATATGCGTTGCGGTGGTCCGACCACGCGCCGGTGACCGTCGAATACGGTTAG